A window from Mytilus galloprovincialis chromosome 8, xbMytGall1.hap1.1, whole genome shotgun sequence encodes these proteins:
- the LOC143084992 gene encoding uncharacterized protein LOC143084992 produces the protein MAAKSSSTKAQVHQQCNMCEETTEVKFRCLDCEYLLCLKCRKMHEKVKALQKHKVVDLKDETVVFTKSIVEKTNNCHLHKDETCIMYCKDCEQLVCPSCIIENHQKHTLGDMKVVLQKINFIEKYGTEIDQNILPNISRKLAVCEDLITFHTKKAETTKSKIKDWLGYFARAVEKAVKNQTQDFYEEIDKNVDEIKTRILPQVSTLNEMKKEVQEIRTKIDTLSSCKNLSKTADLETSINKLSENLNKVGTQERTKFLEFVGKEFKTSFMPLLGELRLRAVFELNLVGSIATAVNSIDKIISCNNNQILVRNWESRKMWKFKLENKKAIELGNWAMDVKDIAALRSGDILLILADKTEVRHIPYLRQFDGDHNQSITDISAFFFDTTPQIPTTVHVTRKNNVILSTVEPGRDWLPMDSPCKVQIIVLTEQGHIISRFDYDKDLFCFPNRIASFGSDICVADSISDYSGRLVTLDSTGKVRWTYGDEEQNSVVIADMVSTPLSNIILFDACQRVLRALDSEGRFLNTWRLQDFSINDAYAMTMSSDEKLLIGSGHTGKNLHVLELRE, from the coding sequence ATGGCTGCCAAAAGTTCCTCGACGAAAGCACAAGTACACCAACAATGTAATATGTGCGAAGAAACTACAGAAGTAAAATTTAGATGCTTGGATTGTGAATATCTTTTATGTTTAAAGTGCCGTAAAATGCACGAGAAAGTGAAAGCACTACAGAAGCATAAAGTTGTTGATTTAAAAGACGAGACGGTAGTTTTTACAAAGTCGATCGTggaaaaaacaaacaattgtCATCTGCATAAAGATGAGACGTGCATTATGTACTGCAAAGATTGCGAACAATTGGTTTGTCCTTCGTGCATCATTGAAAATCACCAAAAACATACATTGGGAGATATGAAAGTTGTTCTTCAGAAAATAAACTTCATAGAAAAATATGGCACAGAAATTGACCAAAATATACTTCCGAACATTTCAAGGAAACTAGCTGTTTGTGAAGATCTGATAACGTTTCATACCAAAAAAGCTGAAACtacaaaatctaaaataaaagattGGTTAGGTTACTTTGCGAGAGCGGTTGAAAAAGCAGTGAAAAATCAAACTCAAGATTTTTACGAAGAAATAGACAAAAATGTCGATGAAATTAAGACAAGAATTTTACCGCAAGTAAGCACTTTGAATGAGATGAAAAAAGAAGTTCAAGAAATTCGAACAAAAATCGATACCCTTTCAAGCTGCAAAAATCTTTCCAAAACAGCTGATTTAGAAACAAGTATTAATAAACTATCCGAAAACCTTAACAAGGTAGGAACACAAGAAAGGACAAAATTCCTGGAATTTGTAGGAAAGGAATTTAAAACTTCCTTTATGCCTTTACTCGGGGAATTAAGATTAAGAGCTGTCTTTGAATTGAACCTTGTTGGTTCTATTGCAACAGCAGTGAACTCAATAGATAAAATCATATCATGTAATAATAATCAGATCTTAGTCAGAAATTGGGAATCTAGGAAAATGTGGAAATTCAAACTTGAGAACAAAAAAGCAATTGAGCTTGGAAATTGGGCTATGGATGTCAAAGATATAGCCGCTTTGAGATCAGGTGATATTTTGTTAATTCTGGCCGACAAAACGGAAGTGCGGCATATACCCTATCTTCGACAATTTGATGGCGATCATAATCAAAGTATCACCGACATTTCAGCGTTCTTCTTTGATACAACCCCACAAATACCGACTACGGTACATGTGACCCGTAAAAATAACGTAATCTTAAGTACTGTCGAACCTGGGCGAGACTGGCTACCAATGGATAGTCCGTGTAAAGTACAAATAATAGTACTGACAGAACAAGGACATATCATCTCACGCTTTGATTACGACAAGGATTTGTTCTGTTTTCCGAACAGAATCGCCTCCTTTGGTTCAGACATTTGTGTAGCAGATTCTATTTCCGACTACTCCGGTAGATTGGTAACACTGGACAGTACAGGGAAAGTCAGATGGACTTACGGAGACGAAGAACAAAATTCCGTCGTGATAGCCGATATGGTTTCTACGCCGCTTTCAAACATCATACTGTTTGACGCTTGTCAACGTGTCTTACGCGCTCTTGATTCTGAGGGAAGATTTTTAAACACATGGAGATTACAAGACTTTAGTATTAACGATGCGTATGCAATGACGATGTCAAGTGATGAAAAATTATTGATCGGTTCTGGTCATACAGGAAAAAATTTACACGTTCTTGAATTGCGAGAATAA